One Mixta gaviniae genomic window carries:
- the sufB gene encoding Fe-S cluster assembly protein SufB: protein MSRNSEASDDVQIWEGGRQNYKEGFFTHLQTDELAHGISEEVVRAISAKRNEPAWMLEFRLKAYEAWLQMEEPHWLKAHYDKLDYQDYSYYSAPSCGNCDDSCASEPGATQTSGAQASSSYLTQEVEKAFDQLGVPVREGKEVAVDAIFDSVSVATTYRHKLAEQGIIFCSFGEAIQEHPELVQKYLGTVVPHNDNFFAALNSAVASDGTFVYIPKGVRCPMELSTYFRINAAKTGQFERTILIADEDSYVSYIEGCSAPVRDSYQLHAAVVEVIIHKNAEVKYSTVQNWFPGGEGEGGILNFVTKRALCEGENSKMSWTQSETGSAITWKYPSVILRGDNSIGEFYSVALTSGRQQADTGTKMIHIGKNTKSTIISKGISAGKSQNTYRGLVKIMPTATNARNFTQCDSMLIGPDCGAHTFPYVETRNNTAQLEHEATTSRIGEDQLFYCLQRGISEEDAISMIVNGFCKDVFSELPLEFAVEAQKLLAISLEHSVG from the coding sequence ATGTCCCGAAACAGTGAAGCATCAGATGACGTACAAATCTGGGAAGGCGGCCGACAGAATTATAAGGAAGGCTTCTTTACCCACCTGCAGACCGACGAGCTGGCGCATGGCATCAGCGAAGAGGTGGTGCGCGCCATTTCCGCCAAGCGCAACGAGCCGGCGTGGATGCTCGAATTCCGCCTGAAGGCGTATGAAGCCTGGCTGCAAATGGAAGAGCCGCACTGGCTGAAAGCCCATTACGATAAGCTCGACTATCAGGATTACAGTTACTACTCGGCACCCTCCTGCGGCAACTGCGACGACAGCTGCGCCTCGGAGCCGGGCGCGACGCAAACCTCCGGCGCGCAGGCGAGCAGCAGCTATCTGACGCAGGAAGTGGAAAAAGCGTTCGATCAGCTTGGCGTGCCGGTGCGCGAAGGCAAAGAGGTGGCGGTCGACGCCATTTTCGACTCCGTCTCCGTGGCCACCACCTATCGCCATAAGCTGGCGGAGCAGGGCATTATCTTCTGCTCCTTCGGCGAAGCGATTCAGGAACATCCGGAGCTGGTGCAGAAATACCTCGGCACCGTGGTGCCGCACAACGATAACTTCTTCGCCGCGCTTAACTCGGCGGTCGCTTCCGACGGCACCTTCGTCTATATCCCGAAAGGGGTGCGCTGCCCGATGGAGCTTTCCACCTACTTCCGCATCAACGCGGCGAAAACCGGTCAGTTCGAGCGCACCATTCTGATTGCCGATGAAGATAGCTACGTCAGCTATATCGAAGGCTGCTCGGCGCCGGTGCGCGACAGCTATCAGCTGCATGCGGCGGTGGTGGAAGTGATCATCCACAAAAATGCCGAAGTGAAATACTCCACGGTGCAGAACTGGTTCCCGGGCGGCGAGGGCGAAGGCGGTATCCTCAACTTCGTGACCAAGCGCGCACTGTGCGAAGGCGAAAACAGCAAGATGTCATGGACGCAGTCGGAAACCGGCTCGGCAATCACCTGGAAATACCCCAGCGTGATCCTGCGCGGCGATAACTCCATCGGCGAGTTCTACTCCGTCGCGCTGACCAGCGGCCGCCAGCAGGCGGATACCGGCACCAAGATGATCCATATCGGCAAAAACACCAAGTCGACGATTATTTCCAAAGGGATCTCCGCCGGCAAAAGTCAGAACACCTACCGTGGCCTGGTGAAAATCATGCCGACGGCGACTAACGCCCGTAACTTTACCCAGTGCGACTCGATGCTGATCGGCCCGGACTGCGGCGCGCATACTTTCCCGTATGTGGAGACGCGCAATAACACCGCGCAGCTGGAGCATGAAGCCACCACGTCGCGCATCGGCGAAGATCAGCTGTTCTACTGCCTGCAGCGCGGCATCAGCGAAGAAGATGCGATCTCAATGATCGTCAACGGCTTCTGTAAGGATGTCTTCTCCGAGCTGCCGCTGGAATTCGCCGTCGAGGCGCAAAAGCTGCTGGCCATCAGTCTGGAACACAGCGTCGGTTAA
- a CDS encoding hotdog fold thioesterase has protein sequence MSIWKRQATLAAINARSVGNLVGHLGIRFTALSDNELEAVMPVDERTCQPFGLLHGGASAALAETLGSMAGYLCTEGEETLVGLEINASHLRAVRAGEVRGRCRPLQLGRTHQVWQIEIFDSQQRLCCSARLSTAIRQPAAKQA, from the coding sequence ATGAGCATCTGGAAACGGCAGGCGACGCTGGCAGCGATCAACGCGCGCAGCGTCGGGAATCTGGTTGGCCATTTGGGCATTCGCTTTACCGCGCTGTCAGACAATGAACTGGAGGCGGTGATGCCGGTGGATGAACGGACCTGTCAGCCGTTCGGCCTGCTGCACGGCGGCGCGTCGGCGGCGCTGGCGGAGACGCTGGGATCGATGGCGGGTTATCTCTGTACTGAAGGCGAGGAGACGCTGGTCGGGCTGGAGATTAACGCCAGCCACCTGCGCGCGGTGCGCGCAGGTGAGGTGCGCGGACGCTGTCGTCCGCTGCAGCTGGGCCGCACCCATCAGGTCTGGCAGATTGAAATCTTCGACAGCCAGCAACGTCTCTGCTGCAGCGCCCGGCTCTCGACGGCGATAAGGCAGCCGGCGGCGAAACAGGCGTAA
- the sufC gene encoding Fe-S cluster assembly ATPase SufC, whose protein sequence is MLSIKDLQVSIEDKAILRGLDLEIKPGEVHAIMGPNGSGKSTLSATLAGREEYEIVGGSVAFKGKDLLELSPEERAGEGIFMAFQYPVEIPGVSNQFFLQTAVNAVRKYRGQGELDRFDFQDFIEEKIDMLKMPEDLLTRSVNVGFSGGEKKRNDILQMAALEPDLCILDETDSGLDIDALKIVSNGVNSLRDGKRAFIIVTHYQRILDYIKPDYVHVLYQGKIVKSGDFTLVKQLEEQGYGWLTDQE, encoded by the coding sequence ATGTTAAGCATTAAAGATTTACAGGTAAGCATTGAAGATAAGGCCATCCTGCGCGGCCTGGATTTAGAGATCAAGCCGGGCGAAGTGCATGCCATCATGGGGCCGAACGGCTCCGGCAAAAGCACGCTTTCCGCTACGCTGGCAGGCCGCGAAGAGTATGAAATCGTTGGCGGTTCAGTGGCGTTTAAGGGCAAGGATCTGCTGGAGCTGTCGCCGGAAGAGCGCGCCGGCGAAGGCATCTTTATGGCTTTCCAGTATCCGGTCGAGATCCCGGGCGTCAGCAACCAGTTCTTCCTGCAGACCGCGGTAAACGCGGTGCGTAAATACCGTGGCCAGGGCGAACTGGATCGTTTCGACTTCCAGGACTTTATCGAAGAGAAGATCGACATGTTGAAGATGCCGGAAGATTTGCTGACCCGTTCAGTGAACGTCGGCTTCTCCGGCGGCGAGAAAAAACGCAACGACATTCTGCAGATGGCGGCGCTGGAGCCGGATCTCTGCATTCTCGATGAAACCGACTCCGGTCTCGATATCGATGCGCTGAAAATCGTCTCTAACGGTGTGAACTCGCTGCGCGACGGCAAGCGCGCTTTTATTATCGTCACGCATTACCAGCGTATCCTCGACTACATCAAGCCTGATTACGTGCATGTGCTGTATCAGGGCAAAATCGTGAAATCTGGCGACTTTACGCTGGTGAAACAGCTGGAGGAGCAAGGCTATGGCTGGCTTACCGACCAGGAGTGA
- the sufE gene encoding cysteine desulfuration protein SufE produces the protein MATLPEKEKLVRNFNRCANWEEKYLYVIELGGKLPELSDSFRQAEYSVSGCQSQVWIVMDQAEDGTIQLQGDSDAAIVKGLIAVVFSLYQGMTPQQIVAFDVRPWFEQLALTQHLTPSRSQGLEAMIRTIRARAQALC, from the coding sequence ATGGCGACACTGCCAGAAAAAGAGAAGCTGGTGCGCAACTTTAACCGTTGCGCCAACTGGGAAGAAAAATACCTGTATGTGATTGAGCTGGGCGGGAAGCTGCCGGAATTGTCCGATTCCTTTCGCCAGGCGGAATACAGCGTTTCCGGCTGCCAGAGCCAGGTCTGGATTGTGATGGATCAGGCTGAGGATGGCACCATTCAACTGCAGGGCGACAGCGATGCCGCTATCGTTAAAGGGTTGATTGCCGTGGTGTTTAGCCTCTATCAGGGAATGACGCCGCAGCAGATCGTCGCCTTTGATGTCCGCCCCTGGTTTGAGCAACTGGCGCTGACGCAGCACCTCACGCCGTCCCGTTCTCAGGGGCTGGAAGCGATGATCCGTACTATTCGCGCCCGCGCTCAGGCGCTCTGCTAA
- the sufA gene encoding Fe-S cluster assembly scaffold SufA produces the protein MQSANPASFSPDEFVWKGLTLTDSAAQQIKTLAANDPHVKGLRLGVKQSGCAGFGYIMDLVKEPAEDDLLFTHQGATLYVPLQAMPFIDGTQVDFVREGLNQVFKFNNPKAQHACGCGESFGVE, from the coding sequence ATGCAATCTGCAAATCCGGCATCTTTCTCTCCAGATGAGTTCGTCTGGAAGGGTCTGACCTTAACTGACAGCGCGGCGCAGCAAATCAAAACGCTTGCCGCTAACGATCCGCATGTAAAAGGGCTGCGACTGGGCGTGAAACAGTCGGGCTGCGCGGGCTTCGGCTACATCATGGACCTGGTGAAAGAACCAGCGGAAGACGATCTGCTGTTTACCCATCAGGGCGCAACGCTGTACGTGCCGCTGCAGGCGATGCCGTTTATTGACGGCACGCAGGTCGATTTTGTGCGCGAAGGTCTGAATCAGGTATTTAAATTCAATAACCCTAAAGCTCAGCACGCCTGCGGTTGTGGCGAGAGCTTTGGCGTCGAGTAA
- the sufS gene encoding cysteine desulfurase SufS has translation MNFDLARVRADFPILSREVNGQPLAYLDSAASAQKPLAVINAESHFCQHGYAAVHRGIHSLSAAATTDMENVRAQAARFLNAASPEEIVFVKGTTEGINLVANSWGGSQLRQGDNIIITEMEHHANIVPWQMVAARTGAAIRVLPLTAEGELDSARLASLIDDRTRLLAVTHVSNVLGTVNPVKALVAQAKAAGLVTLVDGAQAVMHQRVDVQDIGCDFYVFSGHKIYGPTGTGVLYGRQALLAEMPPWEGGGSMIEQVVLPEGTTYAKAPWSLEAGTPNTVGIIGLGAALAYVEALGLDNIQAYEQSLMGYALDKLASVPDLQIYGPQARAGVIAFNLGKHHAYDVGSFLDQYGIAIRTGHHCAMPLMKHYGVPAMCRASFAMYNSEEEADRLAAGLTRIHRLLGG, from the coding sequence ATGAATTTTGATCTCGCACGCGTCAGGGCCGACTTCCCGATCCTGTCGCGCGAGGTCAACGGCCAGCCGTTGGCCTACCTTGACAGCGCCGCCAGCGCGCAAAAGCCGCTGGCGGTAATTAACGCTGAAAGCCACTTTTGTCAGCACGGCTACGCCGCAGTGCATCGTGGGATCCACTCCCTGAGCGCCGCCGCCACCACCGATATGGAAAACGTGCGCGCGCAGGCGGCGCGCTTTCTTAACGCCGCCTCGCCGGAAGAGATTGTTTTCGTCAAAGGCACCACCGAGGGCATTAACCTTGTGGCCAACAGCTGGGGCGGCAGTCAGCTGCGCCAGGGCGATAACATCATTATCACCGAGATGGAGCATCACGCGAACATCGTGCCGTGGCAGATGGTGGCGGCGCGCACCGGCGCCGCTATCCGCGTCCTGCCGCTGACCGCGGAAGGCGAGCTGGACAGCGCCCGTCTGGCGTCGCTGATAGACGATCGCACCCGCCTGCTGGCGGTGACTCATGTCTCCAACGTGCTGGGTACCGTTAACCCGGTCAAAGCGCTGGTGGCGCAGGCGAAAGCAGCCGGTCTGGTTACGCTGGTGGATGGCGCGCAGGCGGTCATGCATCAGCGCGTCGATGTGCAGGATATCGGCTGTGATTTTTATGTCTTCTCCGGGCATAAAATTTATGGGCCGACCGGTACCGGCGTGCTGTATGGCCGTCAGGCGCTGCTGGCGGAAATGCCGCCGTGGGAAGGCGGCGGATCGATGATCGAACAGGTTGTCTTGCCGGAAGGCACCACCTATGCGAAAGCGCCGTGGAGCCTGGAGGCGGGCACACCCAATACCGTCGGCATCATCGGTCTTGGCGCCGCGCTGGCCTACGTCGAGGCGCTCGGCCTGGACAATATTCAGGCCTATGAGCAGTCGCTGATGGGCTATGCGCTGGACAAGCTGGCTTCGGTGCCCGATCTGCAGATTTACGGGCCGCAGGCACGCGCCGGCGTTATCGCCTTTAACCTCGGCAAACATCACGCCTATGATGTTGGCAGCTTCCTGGATCAGTATGGTATCGCCATCCGTACCGGCCACCACTGCGCCATGCCATTGATGAAGCACTACGGCGTTCCCGCCATGTGCCGCGCCTCTTTCGCCATGTATAATAGCGAAGAAGAGGCCGATCGGCTTGCCGCAGGGTTGACACGTATACACCGCCTGCTGGGAGGCTAA
- the sufD gene encoding Fe-S cluster assembly protein SufD, which yields MAGLPTRSENALQQWHHLFESRGDDRSLQAQQHWQQLMRLGLPTRKHENWKYTPLDTLFSHRFVLPTNAALTAEQVASLALPLDAVRLVFVDGRFDASLSDAGFDQFEVQVASAAERRNLAAPVQPEVFLHLTESLAEQATTLRLARGKAAARPLYLLHISSGRMEEALNTVHYRHHLQIDAGAQAQIIEHYVSLNDQPHFTGARLTMAVGDNAQLTHTKLSFENVGSYHFAHNDIVAGRDANVSSHSFLLGAGLSRHNTSAQLNGENSNLSINSLVLPVDKEVCDTRTWLEHNKGYCQSRQLHKTIVRDRARAVFNGMIKVAPHALKTDGQMTNNNLLLGRLAEVDTKPQLEIYADDVKCSHGATVGRIDEEQMFYLRARGISEEAAQRMIVYAFAAELTEAIEDETLKATVLQRIEQRFPGGINEF from the coding sequence ATGGCTGGCTTACCGACCAGGAGTGAGAACGCGCTGCAGCAGTGGCATCATCTGTTTGAGTCGCGCGGCGACGATCGTTCGCTGCAGGCACAGCAGCACTGGCAGCAGCTGATGCGGCTGGGTCTGCCGACCCGTAAGCATGAGAACTGGAAATATACGCCGCTGGACACGCTGTTCAGCCATCGCTTCGTGCTGCCGACGAACGCAGCGCTGACGGCGGAGCAGGTCGCTTCTCTGGCGCTGCCGCTGGATGCGGTGCGTCTGGTTTTCGTCGACGGCCGATTCGACGCCAGCCTCAGTGACGCCGGGTTCGACCAGTTTGAGGTGCAGGTCGCCAGCGCGGCGGAGCGCCGTAACCTGGCGGCGCCGGTTCAGCCGGAGGTGTTCCTGCACCTGACCGAAAGCCTGGCGGAACAGGCGACCACGCTGCGCCTGGCGCGCGGCAAAGCGGCGGCGCGGCCGCTCTATCTGCTGCATATCAGCAGCGGCCGGATGGAAGAGGCGCTGAACACCGTTCACTATCGCCACCATCTGCAGATTGACGCGGGCGCGCAGGCGCAGATTATCGAACATTACGTCAGCCTGAATGACCAGCCGCACTTTACCGGCGCGCGCCTGACCATGGCGGTGGGCGATAATGCGCAGCTGACCCACACCAAACTGTCGTTTGAAAACGTCGGCAGCTACCACTTTGCGCATAATGATATCGTCGCCGGACGCGATGCCAACGTCAGCAGCCACAGCTTCCTGCTGGGCGCAGGCCTGAGCCGTCACAACACCAGCGCGCAGCTTAACGGCGAAAACAGCAACCTCTCCATTAACAGCCTGGTGCTGCCGGTGGATAAAGAGGTGTGCGATACCCGCACCTGGCTGGAGCATAACAAAGGCTACTGCCAGAGCCGTCAGCTGCATAAAACCATCGTGCGCGACCGTGCGCGCGCCGTCTTTAACGGCATGATCAAGGTGGCGCCGCACGCGCTGAAAACCGACGGTCAGATGACCAATAATAACCTGCTGCTGGGCCGTCTGGCGGAAGTGGACACCAAGCCGCAGCTGGAAATTTACGCCGACGACGTGAAATGCAGCCACGGCGCCACGGTAGGCCGGATCGATGAAGAGCAGATGTTCTATCTGCGCGCGCGCGGCATCAGCGAAGAGGCGGCGCAGCGGATGATTGTCTATGCGTTTGCCGCTGAGCTGACCGAGGCGATTGAAGATGAGACGCTGAAGGCGACCGTTCTTCAGCGTATCGAGCAGCGTTTCCCCGGAGGCATCAATGAATTTTGA
- the pykF gene encoding pyruvate kinase PykF: MKKTKIVCTIGPKTESEEMLTNLLEAGMNVMRLNFSHGDYEEHGRRIANIRAVMEKTGRQAAILLDTKGPEIRTMKLEGGNDVSLKAGQTFTFTTDQSVIGNSERVAVTYAGFAADLKIGNTVLVDDGLIGMEVTEVTENSVVCKVLNNGDLGENKGVNLPGVSIQLPALAEKDKRDLIFGCEQGVDFVAASFIRKRSDVLEIREHLKKHGGDHIQIISKIENQEGLNNFDEILDASDGIMVARGDLGVEIPVEEVIFAQKMMIKKCNKARKVVITATQMLDSMIKNPRPTRAEAGDVANAILDGTDAVMLSGESAKGKYPLESVTIMATICERTDRVMKSRIDSLNDSRKLRITEAVCRGAVETAEKLEAPLIVVATEGGKSAKSVRKYFPDATILALTTNQITARQLLLSKGIEARVVNEIASTDDFYRIGKEIALESGYAQKGDVVVMVSGALVPSGTTNTASVHVL; the protein is encoded by the coding sequence ATGAAAAAGACCAAGATCGTTTGTACTATCGGCCCTAAAACTGAATCCGAAGAGATGCTGACCAACCTGCTGGAAGCGGGCATGAACGTTATGCGTCTGAACTTTTCTCACGGCGATTACGAAGAACACGGTCGTCGTATCGCCAATATCCGCGCGGTTATGGAAAAAACCGGTCGTCAGGCGGCGATTCTGCTGGATACCAAAGGCCCTGAAATCCGCACCATGAAGCTGGAAGGCGGCAACGATGTGTCGCTGAAAGCGGGTCAGACGTTCACCTTTACCACCGATCAGTCAGTGATCGGCAACAGCGAGCGCGTAGCGGTCACTTACGCAGGCTTCGCCGCCGACCTGAAAATCGGCAACACCGTACTGGTCGATGACGGCCTGATCGGCATGGAAGTGACTGAAGTCACCGAAAACAGCGTGGTCTGCAAAGTGCTGAACAACGGCGACCTCGGCGAAAACAAAGGCGTTAACCTGCCGGGCGTGTCCATTCAGCTGCCGGCGCTGGCGGAAAAAGATAAACGCGACCTGATTTTCGGTTGCGAACAGGGCGTCGATTTTGTTGCCGCCTCTTTTATCCGTAAACGCTCCGACGTGCTGGAAATCCGTGAACACCTGAAAAAGCACGGCGGCGACCATATTCAGATCATCTCTAAAATCGAAAACCAGGAAGGCCTCAACAACTTTGATGAGATCCTGGACGCCTCTGACGGCATCATGGTTGCCCGCGGCGACCTCGGCGTGGAAATCCCGGTAGAAGAAGTGATTTTCGCGCAGAAAATGATGATCAAGAAGTGTAACAAAGCGCGCAAAGTGGTGATCACTGCCACCCAGATGCTTGACTCGATGATCAAAAACCCGCGCCCTACCCGCGCTGAAGCGGGCGACGTGGCTAACGCCATTCTCGACGGCACCGATGCGGTTATGCTCTCTGGCGAAAGTGCCAAAGGGAAATATCCGCTGGAGTCGGTCACCATCATGGCGACCATCTGCGAACGTACCGATCGCGTGATGAAATCGCGCATCGATTCGCTGAACGACAGCCGCAAGCTGCGTATTACCGAAGCAGTCTGCCGCGGCGCGGTAGAGACCGCTGAGAAACTGGAGGCGCCACTGATCGTTGTGGCCACCGAAGGCGGTAAATCAGCGAAATCAGTGCGTAAATATTTCCCGGACGCCACCATTCTGGCGCTGACCACCAATCAAATCACCGCCCGTCAGCTGCTGCTGAGCAAAGGCATTGAAGCGCGTGTGGTGAATGAGATCGCCTCTACCGACGATTTCTACCGTATTGGCAAGGAAATCGCTCTGGAAAGCGGCTATGCGCAAAAAGGTGACGTCGTGGTAATGGTCTCCGGCGCACTGGTGCCGAGCGGCACAACCAATACCGCCTCTGTACATGTACTGTAA
- a CDS encoding major outer membrane lipoprotein, with protein sequence MNRTKLVLGAVILGSTLLAGCSSNAKIDQLSSDVQTLNAKVDQLSNDVNAMRSDVQAAKDDAARANQRLDNQAHSYRK encoded by the coding sequence ATGAATCGTACTAAACTGGTACTGGGCGCGGTAATTCTGGGTTCAACTCTGCTGGCTGGTTGCTCCAGCAACGCTAAAATCGACCAGCTGTCAAGCGACGTTCAGACTCTGAACGCGAAAGTTGACCAGCTGAGCAACGACGTGAACGCAATGCGTTCTGACGTTCAGGCTGCTAAAGATGACGCAGCTCGCGCTAACCAGCGTCTGGACAACCAGGCTCACTCTTACCGTAAGTAA
- a CDS encoding L,D-transpeptidase family protein, translated as MKVSFPFALWLSGVALLAPLLAGATEYPLPAENSRLIGENSTTVVPADNRPLEDIAARYKIGLLNMLEANPGTDPWLPQAGTQLIIPQQMLLPDTKREGIVVNLAELRLYYYPKGKNSVIVYPVGIGQLGAMTPAMVTSISQKIPNPTWTPTENIRKRYAKEGVTLPPMVPAGPDNPMGLFAMRLAYGSGHYLIHGTNADFGIGMRVSSGCIRLRPDDIEALFNSVPKGTRVQIVNQPVKYAIEPDGKRYIEVHQPLSRNEKDDPQTMPLPLNGALKRFIKNKQSDSALIEAALKRRSGMPILVNLGEPVSEAAGKPSQHDAAPSTMQKAGVTQAQPEKAGES; from the coding sequence ATGAAAGTATCATTTCCCTTCGCCCTCTGGCTGTCAGGCGTTGCGCTGCTGGCGCCCTTGCTGGCGGGCGCCACCGAGTATCCGCTCCCTGCTGAAAACAGCCGCCTGATTGGCGAAAACAGCACCACCGTCGTGCCGGCCGATAATCGTCCGCTGGAGGATATCGCCGCGCGTTATAAAATCGGCCTGCTGAATATGCTGGAAGCGAATCCTGGTACCGATCCCTGGCTGCCGCAGGCGGGTACGCAGCTGATCATTCCGCAACAGATGCTGCTGCCCGACACCAAACGCGAAGGCATTGTGGTGAACCTGGCGGAACTGCGCCTCTATTATTATCCGAAAGGAAAAAACAGCGTTATTGTCTATCCGGTCGGCATCGGCCAGCTGGGTGCAATGACGCCCGCAATGGTGACCAGTATCAGCCAGAAAATTCCTAACCCTACCTGGACGCCGACTGAGAATATTCGTAAGCGCTATGCGAAAGAGGGCGTAACGCTGCCCCCGATGGTGCCTGCCGGACCCGATAACCCGATGGGGCTGTTTGCGATGCGTCTCGCTTATGGCAGCGGACACTACCTGATCCACGGCACTAACGCCGATTTTGGCATCGGCATGCGTGTCAGCTCCGGCTGTATTCGCCTGCGGCCAGATGATATCGAGGCGCTGTTTAACAGCGTGCCAAAGGGGACGCGCGTGCAGATCGTCAATCAGCCAGTGAAATATGCGATTGAGCCTGACGGCAAGCGCTATATCGAAGTCCATCAGCCGCTTTCGCGCAACGAGAAAGATGATCCGCAAACCATGCCGCTGCCGCTGAACGGCGCGCTCAAGCGCTTTATAAAAAACAAGCAGAGCGACAGCGCGTTAATCGAGGCGGCGCTAAAACGACGCTCCGGGATGCCGATTCTGGTCAATCTGGGCGAGCCGGTAAGCGAGGCGGCCGGGAAGCCCTCTCAGCACGACGCAGCGCCGTCAACGATGCAAAAGGCTGGGGTAACTCAGGCGCAGCCGGAAAAGGCGGGAGAGAGCTGA